In Longimicrobium sp., a genomic segment contains:
- a CDS encoding sigma-54 dependent transcriptional regulator, with amino-acid sequence MSRRIMIVDDEPATLAAFEFHFRRADFEVRTASSAESALGQLHDFRPDVLVTDVHMGGMTGLELLAKVNQAMPDTDVIVMTGQEDMGTTIGAIRGGAYDFLAKPVDLEQLDLLVARCMRDRAARSRAKAGDAAAAEDTLRYGVGRSPQMIEIYKLIGMLSGTRAPVLIRGETGTGKELVARAIHEYSPWADEPFVAINCTALAESLLESELFGHVKGAFTGAVADRRGKFELAGSGTIFLDEIGDTSPAFQAKLLRVIQEKEFHPVGGERARKTQARVLAATHRPIEELVRQGRFREDLYFRLRVVEIRIPPLRERRDDIPVLAEHLLARAARELKKDVRVIPPRVMQMLQEHDWPGNVREMENAIMRAAVMARGSALSPEGFSLAPSLAPAAEEEEGDGLVTLAQAQQRHVERVLNHTRGNKSRAARILGISRPRLDRLLAAYQSGTVEEIDA; translated from the coding sequence ATGAGCCGCAGGATCATGATCGTGGACGACGAGCCCGCCACGCTGGCGGCCTTCGAGTTCCACTTCCGCCGCGCCGATTTCGAGGTCCGCACCGCCTCGAGCGCCGAGTCCGCGCTGGGCCAGCTGCACGACTTCCGCCCCGACGTGCTCGTGACCGACGTGCACATGGGGGGGATGACCGGGCTGGAGCTGCTGGCCAAGGTGAACCAGGCCATGCCCGACACCGACGTGATCGTGATGACGGGCCAGGAGGACATGGGCACCACCATTGGCGCCATCCGCGGCGGGGCGTACGACTTCCTGGCCAAGCCGGTGGACCTGGAGCAGCTCGACCTCCTCGTCGCCCGCTGCATGCGCGACCGCGCCGCCCGCTCGCGCGCGAAGGCGGGCGACGCCGCGGCGGCCGAGGACACGCTGCGCTACGGGGTGGGGCGCTCGCCGCAGATGATCGAGATCTACAAGCTGATCGGGATGCTCAGCGGCACCCGCGCGCCCGTGCTCATCCGCGGCGAGACGGGAACGGGGAAGGAGCTGGTGGCGCGCGCCATCCACGAATACTCGCCGTGGGCCGACGAGCCGTTCGTGGCCATCAACTGCACCGCGCTGGCCGAGTCGCTGCTGGAAAGCGAGCTGTTCGGGCACGTGAAGGGCGCGTTTACCGGCGCGGTGGCCGACCGGCGCGGCAAGTTCGAGCTGGCCGGGAGCGGCACCATCTTCCTGGACGAGATCGGCGACACCTCACCCGCCTTCCAGGCCAAGCTGCTGCGCGTGATCCAGGAGAAGGAGTTCCACCCCGTGGGCGGCGAGCGGGCGCGGAAGACGCAGGCGCGCGTGCTGGCGGCCACGCACCGCCCCATCGAGGAGCTGGTGCGGCAGGGCCGGTTCCGCGAGGACCTGTACTTCCGCCTGCGCGTGGTGGAGATCCGCATCCCCCCGCTGCGCGAGCGGCGCGACGACATTCCCGTGCTGGCCGAGCACCTGCTGGCGCGCGCCGCCCGCGAGCTGAAGAAGGACGTGCGCGTGATCCCCCCGCGGGTGATGCAGATGCTGCAGGAGCACGACTGGCCGGGGAACGTGCGCGAGATGGAGAACGCCATCATGCGCGCGGCGGTGATGGCGCGCGGCTCGGCGCTCTCGCCCGAGGGCTTCTCGCTGGCCCCGTCGCTCGCCCCCGCCGCCGAGGAGGAGGAGGGCGACGGGCTGGTGACGCTGGCGCAGGCGCAGCAGCGGCACGTGGAGCGCGTGCTGAACCACACGCGCGGCAACAAGAGCCGCGCGGCGCGCATCCTCGGCATCTCGCGCCCGCGACTCGACCGCCTCCTGGCCGCCTACCAGTCCGGCACGGTGGAGGAGATCGA